The Metabacillus litoralis genome contains a region encoding:
- a CDS encoding PucR family transcriptional regulator produces MKSYFSIKNILERKHFEEAEIVAGEKGLGHQIKWVHVVESIQINNLLKGSELILSTGLGWKEKPEQLFSFVKQLIDCHAAGLCIEMNTYIKDIPQNVIELADSYQFPIILFHKEVLFVEITHDIHSLIINNQYQLLSDLEQYSQILNKMIIEIDQHRDVLSFLQKYLEVQVFAVFHSGRIESFPNMTEKLKQQVLNRKKAENNERSITKPVQIFGDTYAEITIVSTGRRLNDFDSLILDRTTTVLGQFWLRDLYVSEKRMDSEKDWLTDWIEGEIREDVLVEQLSKTERSSPFTGAVVWVCKVKDLTVRTVNKELTYFKLMTRTVFEQFGFYLYFVETKQHIVVISLDKRKSDSWKQRMIKAFQRIQQHDSYNKNTIQEIPVGVGQYVKKNLMNINKSYHSAKETLELQEFVAVENKSMFYQDLHLYRMLTLLKNQGNLEETVYEYLEPVIEYDRKYNCELLSTLKVYMECNGSKQETSKRLFIVRQTLYHRIEKLEAILGGNFMNSKKRLELEFMLVAYDYLTTHKKEMHLKSPVRL; encoded by the coding sequence ATGAAATCATACTTCTCAATTAAAAATATATTAGAGAGAAAGCACTTTGAAGAAGCTGAAATTGTTGCTGGTGAAAAAGGATTAGGGCATCAAATAAAATGGGTTCATGTTGTAGAGTCTATCCAAATAAATAATTTATTAAAGGGAAGCGAACTTATTTTATCTACTGGCCTTGGTTGGAAAGAAAAGCCTGAGCAACTTTTTTCTTTTGTCAAACAATTAATTGATTGTCATGCTGCAGGTCTATGTATAGAAATGAATACTTATATTAAAGATATTCCACAAAACGTAATAGAATTGGCGGATTCTTATCAATTTCCAATTATATTATTCCATAAAGAAGTGCTATTTGTAGAAATTACTCACGATATTCATTCCCTCATTATCAATAATCAATATCAACTCCTCTCTGATTTAGAGCAATATTCTCAAATATTAAATAAAATGATTATAGAAATAGACCAACACAGAGATGTTTTATCATTTCTTCAGAAATATTTAGAAGTGCAGGTTTTTGCAGTATTCCATTCTGGAAGAATTGAAAGTTTTCCTAACATGACAGAAAAACTAAAGCAACAGGTGTTGAATAGAAAAAAGGCTGAGAATAATGAAAGATCAATAACTAAACCTGTCCAAATATTTGGTGATACATATGCAGAGATCACGATTGTTTCTACTGGTCGCAGGCTTAATGATTTCGATTCATTAATCTTAGATCGAACAACAACTGTTCTAGGGCAATTTTGGTTAAGAGATTTATATGTGAGTGAAAAAAGAATGGATAGTGAAAAAGATTGGCTGACAGATTGGATAGAAGGGGAGATAAGGGAAGATGTATTAGTCGAGCAATTATCGAAGACAGAACGATCTTCTCCGTTTACAGGTGCCGTTGTTTGGGTTTGTAAAGTAAAAGATTTAACAGTAAGAACTGTTAACAAGGAACTCACCTATTTTAAATTAATGACAAGAACAGTGTTTGAACAATTCGGTTTTTATCTGTATTTCGTTGAAACAAAACAACATATTGTTGTTATTTCATTGGATAAACGTAAATCAGATAGCTGGAAGCAAAGGATGATAAAAGCTTTTCAAAGAATTCAGCAACATGACTCATATAATAAAAATACTATACAGGAAATTCCAGTCGGTGTAGGGCAATACGTAAAGAAAAACCTCATGAATATAAACAAAAGCTATCATTCAGCTAAAGAAACTCTTGAACTTCAAGAGTTTGTAGCTGTTGAAAACAAAAGCATGTTTTATCAGGATCTACATTTATATCGGATGTTAACACTTCTTAAAAATCAGGGGAATTTGGAAGAAACTGTTTACGAGTATTTGGAACCAGTTATTGAATATGATAGAAAGTATAATTGTGAACTATTATCGACTTTAAAGGTATATATGGAATGTAATGGATCAAAGCAAGAAACATCAAAACGATTATTTATTGTAAGACAAACACTTTATCATCGTATTGAAAAATTAGAGGCAATCCTAGGTGGAAACTTTATGAATTCAAAGAAGAGACTTGAACTTGAGTTTATGTTAGTTGCATATGATTACTTAACAACTCATAAAAAAGAAATGCATTTGAAATCTCCGGTAAGATTATAG
- a CDS encoding FMN-dependent NADH-azoreductase produces MAKVLYITAHPHDDKVSFSMAAGKAFIDSYKESNPNDEIVHIDLYKEHIPHIDVDVFSGWGKLQTGKGFEELSEDEKAKVSRLNELCEQFINGDKYVFVTPFWNFSFPPVMKAYIDSVAVAGKTFKYTEQGPVGLLTDKKALHIQARGGIYSEGPAAEVEMGHRYLTVIMNFFGVPSFDGLFIEGHAAMPDKAEEIKQNGIARAKDLAKTF; encoded by the coding sequence ATGGCAAAAGTATTGTATATTACTGCTCATCCTCATGATGATAAAGTCTCATTCAGTATGGCAGCAGGTAAGGCATTTATTGATTCTTATAAAGAATCAAATCCAAATGATGAGATCGTGCATATTGATTTATACAAAGAGCATATACCTCACATTGATGTTGATGTATTTAGTGGTTGGGGAAAACTTCAAACAGGTAAAGGATTTGAAGAATTATCTGAGGATGAAAAAGCAAAAGTCAGTCGTCTTAATGAATTATGTGAGCAATTTATAAATGGAGATAAATATGTATTTGTCACACCATTTTGGAATTTCTCATTTCCTCCTGTAATGAAAGCATATATTGATTCTGTTGCAGTAGCAGGAAAAACTTTTAAATATACGGAGCAAGGACCTGTTGGGTTACTAACAGATAAAAAAGCTCTTCACATTCAAGCAAGAGGTGGCATTTATTCAGAAGGTCCGGCAGCAGAAGTTGAAATGGGACATCGTTACCTTACCGTTATTATGAATTTCTTTGGCGTACCTTCTTTTGATGGGTTATTTATTGAAGGTCATGCAGCAATGCCAGATAAAGCGGAAGAAATTAAACAGAATGGGATTGCCCGTGCAAAGGATTTAGCGAAAACATTTTAA
- a CDS encoding CoA-acylating methylmalonate-semialdehyde dehydrogenase, translating into MTIVNATSPIKNFVNGKWVSAKGKNVAEVHNPANSEKIATVPLSTKEDVDQAVKSAKVAFQTWKNVPVPKRARLLFKYHHLLMENHKELAKLIVLENGKAFNEAYGEVQRGIECVEFATGAPSLIMGESLSNIAEEIDSEMFRYPLGVVGGISPFNFPMMVPLWMFPLAIACGNTFVLKPSERTPLLANRLVELFTEAGAPPGVLNIVHGSHEVVNGMLQHPDISAISFVGSQPVAKYVYEQAAMNGKRVQALSGAKNHHIVMSDANIDKAVQHIIGSAFGSAGQRCMACSAVVIIGEGQEFVSKLKQKADELILGNGLDEEVLLTPIIRASHREKVLSYIELSIEEGAKLIRDGRTEIDNKKEGYFLGATIFDGVTPDMTIAKEEIFAPVLSLLHAESLDEALEYLRQSRYGNGATIYTKDAKAIRQFREEADAGMLGINVGVPATMAFFPFSGWKDSFYGDLHVNGKDGVNFYTRKKMITSRFDF; encoded by the coding sequence ATGACAATTGTAAATGCAACATCACCTATAAAAAATTTTGTTAATGGTAAATGGGTTTCTGCTAAAGGGAAAAATGTAGCCGAGGTACATAACCCAGCAAATAGCGAAAAAATTGCGACGGTGCCTCTTTCGACAAAAGAAGATGTTGATCAAGCAGTGAAGTCTGCAAAGGTAGCATTTCAAACATGGAAAAATGTTCCTGTACCTAAACGTGCCAGGCTTTTATTTAAATACCACCATCTGTTAATGGAAAATCATAAGGAATTAGCAAAATTAATTGTTTTAGAGAACGGAAAAGCATTTAATGAAGCATATGGTGAGGTGCAACGTGGAATTGAATGTGTTGAATTCGCAACAGGTGCTCCAAGTCTTATAATGGGGGAATCACTTTCTAACATAGCAGAAGAAATAGACTCAGAGATGTTTCGGTATCCTCTTGGAGTTGTTGGAGGAATTTCACCATTTAACTTTCCGATGATGGTCCCACTTTGGATGTTTCCTCTAGCGATAGCATGTGGAAACACTTTTGTTTTAAAACCTTCAGAGAGAACACCTTTGTTAGCAAATAGGTTAGTAGAGCTGTTTACAGAAGCTGGTGCTCCTCCTGGAGTATTAAATATCGTTCATGGTTCTCATGAGGTCGTAAATGGAATGCTACAACATCCAGATATTTCGGCTATATCATTTGTAGGGTCACAGCCTGTTGCGAAATATGTTTACGAACAAGCTGCTATGAATGGGAAAAGAGTTCAAGCCTTATCTGGTGCGAAAAATCATCATATTGTTATGAGTGATGCAAACATAGACAAAGCAGTACAACACATTATTGGATCCGCCTTCGGAAGTGCGGGACAACGTTGTATGGCATGTAGTGCAGTTGTCATTATTGGAGAAGGGCAAGAGTTTGTATCAAAACTAAAACAAAAGGCTGATGAATTAATCCTTGGTAATGGACTGGATGAAGAAGTTCTTTTAACACCAATTATTAGAGCTTCGCATCGTGAAAAGGTTCTTTCGTATATTGAATTAAGCATTGAAGAGGGAGCGAAATTAATACGAGATGGAAGAACGGAAATAGATAACAAAAAAGAAGGCTATTTCTTAGGTGCTACTATTTTTGATGGGGTGACACCTGATATGACCATCGCAAAAGAAGAAATTTTTGCACCTGTATTAAGTTTACTTCATGCGGAAAGCTTAGATGAAGCCTTAGAGTACTTACGGCAATCGAGATATGGTAATGGCGCAACGATTTATACAAAGGATGCAAAGGCAATTCGGCAATTTCGAGAGGAAGCTGACGCAGGTATGTTAGGAATTAATGTTGGTGTTCCGGCAACAATGGCATTCTTTCCTTTTTCTGGTTGGAAAGATTCTTTTTATGGTGACCTTCATGTTAATGGGAAGGATGGAGTAAATTTTTATACACGAAAAAAGATGATAACATCGCGATTTGATTTTTAA
- a CDS encoding aspartate aminotransferase family protein has product MNSINMAKDDLKSKDEKYVWHSMKPYQPDATMIVKEANGAWITDINGKKYLDAMAGLWCVNIGHGREELAEAAYEQLKKLAYFPLTHSHTPAIELSEKLNSLLGGDYVIFFSNSGSEANEVAFKIARQYHQQTGEHNRFKIISRYRAYHGNTAGALAATGQAQRKYRYEPLAPGFIHVPPPDSYRKPEDPSCPPRELPSVQTIEQVMTWELNETVAAVIMEPVITGGGILMPPEQYMRGVKEVCEESGALLIVDEVICGFGRTGEAFGFQNYGVQPDIITMAKGITSAYLPLSATAVKKEIYEAFRGTDEYDYLRHVNTFGGNPAACALALKNLEIMEREKLFSRSKEIGTNTLSALKTKLQHHPLVGDIRGKGLLIGIELISDKSTKTPLEVSYVNQVISGCKEKGLIVGKNGATVAGYNNVLTLSPPLSIELEDVQFMIETIVEEINKLHV; this is encoded by the coding sequence ATGAATTCCATTAACATGGCAAAAGATGATCTTAAATCAAAAGATGAAAAATATGTTTGGCACTCAATGAAGCCATATCAGCCTGATGCAACAATGATTGTAAAAGAAGCAAATGGTGCGTGGATTACAGATATCAATGGAAAAAAATATTTAGATGCAATGGCAGGCTTATGGTGTGTAAATATCGGTCATGGGAGAGAGGAATTAGCAGAAGCTGCATATGAGCAATTAAAAAAATTAGCATATTTTCCGCTAACGCATAGTCATACTCCAGCTATTGAACTTTCTGAAAAATTAAATTCATTGCTTGGCGGGGATTATGTTATCTTCTTTTCGAATAGTGGATCTGAAGCAAATGAAGTAGCCTTCAAAATTGCTCGACAATATCATCAACAAACAGGAGAACATAATCGTTTCAAGATCATTTCAAGATATCGAGCATATCATGGAAACACTGCGGGGGCATTAGCTGCAACTGGTCAGGCACAACGTAAGTATCGATACGAACCATTGGCCCCTGGTTTTATTCATGTTCCACCACCTGATTCCTATAGAAAACCAGAGGACCCATCGTGTCCCCCTCGGGAGTTACCTTCCGTACAAACCATTGAACAGGTGATGACATGGGAATTAAATGAAACGGTTGCAGCGGTCATTATGGAACCAGTTATTACTGGAGGTGGCATTTTAATGCCTCCTGAACAGTACATGAGAGGTGTAAAAGAGGTATGTGAAGAAAGTGGTGCCCTCTTAATTGTTGATGAAGTTATTTGTGGTTTTGGCCGAACGGGTGAGGCTTTTGGATTTCAGAACTATGGTGTACAGCCTGATATCATCACCATGGCAAAGGGAATTACCAGTGCTTATCTACCTTTATCTGCAACGGCTGTTAAAAAAGAGATTTACGAAGCATTTAGAGGAACGGATGAATATGATTATCTTCGGCACGTAAATACATTTGGGGGGAACCCAGCCGCTTGCGCATTAGCATTAAAAAATCTCGAAATTATGGAAAGAGAAAAGCTTTTTTCCCGTTCAAAGGAAATAGGAACAAATACGTTAAGCGCTTTGAAGACAAAACTGCAACACCATCCACTAGTAGGAGATATAAGAGGGAAAGGATTATTAATTGGGATAGAGCTTATTTCTGATAAAAGCACTAAAACACCGCTTGAAGTTTCTTATGTGAATCAGGTAATCTCAGGATGTAAAGAAAAAGGACTTATCGTAGGTAAAAATGGAGCAACCGTAGCTGGCTATAATAATGTTCTAACCTTGTCTCCACCACTAAGTATAGAATTAGAGGATGTTCAATTTATGATTGAAACAATTGTTGAGGAAATAAATAAATTGCACGTATAA
- a CDS encoding ABC transporter substrate-binding protein: MKKQFNILLSVLFVFLLAACGNSSEEASGSSSKSEPIKIGFSALPSWYLWHLVEEKGFFEKHGVEVELVYFPVYADSLSALNTGEIDGNSQALIDTIAPLENGIELKSVFITDNSNGGDGLVATKDIQSVEDLKGKKVGTEIGTIEHFFMLTALEQAGLKESDVNFTNLTVQDAGTTFIAGNLDAAGLWEPFLSTAESEGNGHKLITSAEFPGLIADLFVVRKEIAENRQEDLEKITAAWFEAVNYYSENEEESLEIIAEAAGITVDELAIGMEGFELFTPEQNVAAFEKSDSYKSIEYTAEENAKFLQKLEFIKEIPDMTLLLDSSFIENSHE, translated from the coding sequence ATGAAAAAACAATTTAACATACTTTTGTCAGTATTGTTTGTCTTTTTATTAGCAGCTTGCGGAAATTCAAGTGAAGAGGCAAGTGGAAGTAGCTCTAAAAGTGAACCAATAAAAATTGGGTTCAGTGCATTACCTAGCTGGTACTTATGGCATCTAGTCGAAGAAAAAGGATTCTTTGAAAAACATGGAGTTGAGGTTGAATTAGTTTATTTTCCGGTTTATGCTGATTCATTATCCGCCTTAAACACTGGAGAAATTGATGGAAACAGCCAAGCGCTTATTGACACTATTGCCCCACTTGAAAACGGTATTGAACTTAAATCAGTTTTTATAACAGATAACTCAAACGGTGGAGATGGCCTAGTAGCAACAAAGGATATTCAATCTGTTGAAGATTTAAAAGGTAAGAAAGTTGGAACAGAAATTGGTACGATTGAGCATTTCTTTATGTTAACAGCACTTGAACAGGCTGGCTTAAAGGAATCTGATGTGAATTTTACTAACCTTACTGTTCAAGATGCAGGGACAACATTTATTGCTGGAAATTTAGATGCAGCTGGATTATGGGAGCCATTCCTTAGTACTGCTGAATCAGAAGGAAATGGACATAAATTAATTACCTCAGCAGAATTCCCGGGTCTTATTGCAGATCTCTTTGTAGTTCGCAAGGAAATCGCAGAAAACCGTCAAGAAGATCTTGAAAAAATAACTGCTGCTTGGTTTGAAGCAGTAAACTATTATTCAGAAAATGAAGAAGAATCACTTGAAATTATTGCTGAAGCCGCCGGTATTACGGTTGATGAACTTGCTATTGGAATGGAAGGGTTTGAATTATTCACACCTGAGCAAAACGTTGCTGCTTTTGAAAAATCAGATAGCTATAAATCTATTGAATATACGGCCGAGGAAAATGCAAAATTCCTTCAAAAATTAGAGTTTATAAAAGAGATTCCAGATATGACATTATTACTTGACTCTAGTTTTATTGAAAATAGTCATGAGTAG
- a CDS encoding ABC transporter permease: MEAAKKKGYLRTLFRIHEEIPKSWYLVGIGSAFIGLFLIWYLLSIMGVVKEVFLPSPFVVIESLFMSLADSDFWNQIGISVYRVFMGFLLACIIGVPLGIFAGTFKIAESIVVPMSEFIRYMPAAAFIPLIMVWAGIGETAKILVIFIGCFFQLLLMVAEDTSRVNKDLLSASYTLGAKRGQVISKVIIPAILPKLMVTMRLIMGWAWTYLVVAELVAANSGLGYTIMKAQRFLDTELIFVGIIVIGLLGLVIDRCFALLTKKLFPWAEGGQ; encoded by the coding sequence ATGGAGGCTGCAAAAAAGAAAGGTTACTTGAGAACATTATTTCGAATTCATGAGGAAATTCCGAAGTCTTGGTATTTAGTCGGAATAGGATCCGCATTTATAGGACTGTTTCTAATTTGGTATCTATTGAGCATAATGGGGGTTGTAAAGGAAGTGTTTCTACCTTCACCATTTGTCGTGATTGAATCGCTCTTTATGTCCCTTGCTGATTCTGATTTTTGGAATCAAATAGGCATTAGTGTTTACCGTGTTTTTATGGGATTTTTATTAGCTTGTATCATAGGTGTTCCACTAGGAATTTTTGCTGGGACGTTTAAAATCGCAGAATCGATTGTTGTACCTATGTCTGAATTTATCCGGTATATGCCGGCAGCAGCATTTATTCCACTTATTATGGTATGGGCTGGGATCGGTGAAACTGCAAAAATTCTTGTTATTTTTATAGGATGTTTCTTCCAATTGTTGCTAATGGTAGCCGAAGACACTAGCAGAGTGAATAAAGATTTGTTATCCGCATCTTACACATTAGGAGCAAAACGAGGTCAGGTCATTTCGAAAGTGATCATACCAGCGATTTTACCAAAGTTAATGGTAACAATGCGTCTTATTATGGGATGGGCTTGGACGTACTTAGTTGTAGCAGAGCTTGTAGCAGCAAACAGTGGCCTTGGATATACGATTATGAAGGCACAGCGTTTTTTAGATACAGAGTTAATTTTTGTTGGAATTATTGTTATTGGATTATTAGGTTTAGTTATTGATCGTTGCTTTGCACTTTTAACGAAAAAATTATTCCCTTGGGCAGAAGGAGGACAATAG
- a CDS encoding ABC transporter ATP-binding protein gives MLNAVKQAEPLLQSELEISINGLSKVYQTKAGSFQALEDVSMYVKNEEFVSILGPSGCGKSTILRILAGLEDSTSGSVKVSDQEVVGPSVNRGMVFQSYTLFPWLNVRDNIEFGLKLKGMGSKERKEISDRYLELVGLERFAESYGKELSGGMKQRVAIARSLANNPEVLLMDEPFGALDAQTKQSMQQLLLDIWKKEKTTIVFITHDIDEAIFLSQRIYVMQARPGKIIEEIDADLHLFQDGDLVEVDQFMKLKKHIVSLLKH, from the coding sequence ATGTTAAATGCAGTAAAACAAGCAGAGCCACTTCTACAATCGGAATTAGAGATTAGTATAAACGGACTATCAAAGGTGTATCAAACAAAAGCAGGAAGCTTTCAAGCACTAGAAGATGTGTCAATGTATGTGAAAAATGAGGAGTTTGTTTCCATACTAGGTCCTTCTGGTTGTGGTAAATCTACAATTCTACGGATATTAGCAGGATTAGAAGATTCTACGAGTGGAAGTGTAAAGGTTTCAGATCAAGAAGTAGTAGGACCTAGTGTAAACAGGGGTATGGTGTTTCAATCTTACACACTATTTCCATGGTTAAATGTTCGTGACAATATTGAATTTGGTCTAAAACTAAAGGGAATGGGTTCAAAAGAACGAAAGGAAATTTCTGATCGGTATTTGGAATTAGTAGGTCTTGAGCGGTTTGCTGAATCATATGGAAAAGAACTTTCGGGAGGTATGAAGCAAAGGGTGGCAATTGCTAGATCATTAGCTAATAATCCAGAGGTTTTGTTAATGGATGAGCCGTTTGGTGCACTCGACGCACAAACAAAGCAATCGATGCAGCAGTTATTGCTTGATATTTGGAAAAAGGAAAAGACCACAATTGTTTTTATTACACATGATATTGATGAAGCTATTTTCTTATCGCAACGAATTTACGTAATGCAAGCAAGACCAGGGAAAATTATCGAGGAAATTGACGCAGACCTTCACCTGTTTCAAGATGGTGACTTGGTGGAAGTTGATCAATTTATGAAGCTGAAGAAGCATATTGTCTCGTTATTAAAGCATTAA
- a CDS encoding methyl-accepting chemotaxis protein — protein MSIRTKLLFGFTAVLTAALIAFIIIYFSLQHVMNSYETLAEQEVKKLELAHDIQFDDLTLTDSVRGIIIEPSNQAELDRYNEYAVKIEEHINEVIPLLDNEETIQIFHNLELHNQELIDLETQMMELAATDEEKTLELFNGKYAEVREIFSSQLEHFKEIQTELISTKVQQEADTMDRQALFGLCAFVIAIIIGFLIAVIVSRNTTKPLTQVVQKLEELSNNEGDLTARLEVKSKDEVGQLAHAFNKMLDNIQQLMKLVQKTTVEVAASSDELSASAEQNAAASNQLTNAMQEISVVGERQVKDSEEGVTKMSNVSSGALQIADFSLSVYDSAKDTSSAAQNGNLAIHQSREQMNFIQKTVSEANEKTKELGNLTKQIGQISDVITGISDQTNLLALNATIEAARAGEQGKGFAVVAGEVRKLAEESKKSASQITIIIQKIQESTEVVIDYMLNGQKEVDSGLIAVNEASEAFEKISKEIENVTLQVESISALAEEMSAEANDSMLSIEGLSELTKQASATIQNVAASSEEQLASIEEITSSAENLATMAETLQITVGRFKV, from the coding sequence ATGAGCATCAGAACAAAACTACTATTTGGATTTACAGCTGTACTTACAGCGGCCCTTATTGCATTTATTATCATTTATTTTTCCCTTCAACACGTAATGAACTCGTACGAAACACTAGCAGAACAAGAAGTAAAAAAGCTTGAGCTAGCTCATGATATTCAGTTTGATGATTTAACTCTTACAGATTCCGTTAGAGGCATTATTATTGAGCCGTCAAATCAGGCTGAGCTTGATCGATACAATGAATATGCAGTGAAAATAGAGGAACACATTAATGAGGTTATTCCACTTTTAGATAATGAAGAAACAATACAAATTTTTCATAACCTTGAACTACATAATCAGGAGCTAATTGATCTTGAAACACAAATGATGGAGCTTGCTGCAACAGATGAGGAAAAAACTCTCGAGCTATTTAATGGTAAATATGCTGAGGTGAGAGAGATCTTTAGCAGTCAATTAGAACACTTTAAAGAAATACAAACAGAGTTGATCTCCACGAAAGTACAGCAGGAGGCTGACACAATGGATCGACAAGCACTTTTTGGACTATGTGCTTTTGTTATCGCCATCATCATAGGATTCTTAATTGCTGTTATTGTCTCGAGAAATACTACAAAACCATTAACTCAAGTAGTACAAAAACTTGAAGAATTGTCTAACAATGAAGGAGATTTAACAGCACGACTTGAGGTGAAGAGTAAAGACGAGGTGGGTCAGCTAGCTCATGCATTTAATAAGATGCTGGACAATATTCAGCAGTTAATGAAGCTCGTACAAAAAACAACTGTTGAAGTAGCAGCTTCATCTGACGAACTTTCTGCTAGTGCGGAACAAAATGCCGCTGCTTCTAACCAGTTAACAAATGCAATGCAGGAAATTTCTGTTGTTGGTGAAAGACAAGTGAAGGATTCTGAAGAGGGTGTTACCAAAATGTCCAACGTTTCTTCGGGGGCATTGCAAATTGCTGATTTTTCACTGTCTGTTTATGATTCAGCAAAAGATACATCAAGTGCTGCGCAAAACGGAAACCTTGCTATCCATCAATCAAGAGAACAAATGAACTTCATTCAAAAAACAGTCAGTGAAGCAAATGAAAAAACAAAGGAATTAGGAAATTTAACGAAGCAAATTGGACAAATATCAGATGTGATTACAGGAATTTCAGATCAAACAAATTTACTAGCCTTAAATGCAACAATTGAGGCTGCTCGTGCCGGAGAACAAGGAAAAGGCTTCGCTGTCGTTGCTGGAGAGGTTCGCAAGTTAGCAGAGGAATCGAAAAAATCTGCTAGTCAAATTACAATTATTATTCAAAAAATACAAGAGAGTACAGAAGTAGTAATAGATTATATGCTTAATGGTCAGAAGGAAGTAGATTCAGGATTGATTGCTGTTAATGAAGCAAGTGAAGCTTTTGAAAAAATATCAAAAGAAATTGAGAATGTCACACTACAAGTAGAAAGTATCTCTGCTTTGGCAGAAGAAATGTCAGCAGAAGCAAACGATAGCATGTTATCGATTGAGGGATTATCTGAACTGACCAAACAAGCTTCGGCGACGATTCAAAATGTAGCCGCGTCATCAGAGGAGCAACTTGCTTCCATTGAGGAAATTACATCTTCAGCAGAAAATCTAGCAACAATGGCTGAAACACTACAGATTACGGTGGGAAGGTTTAAAGTTTAG
- a CDS encoding APC family permease translates to MTQTTEFKKSLNLFGVVFLGLAWMTPMIFFTVYGVAFEAAGGMLAAAYVVAFIAIFFTAYSYSRMVKAYPISGSAYTYTKKAINPKMGFLVGWALLLDYIVSPIIACLTFGLFLNAQFPSIPVYVWIILLNVILAFVNIIGIKSVARVSGFSVIFQILFIIFFCAFVTKDILVGGDGSGLFSFQPFFSSDFSVSTIFSGAALICFCFLGFDAVTTMAEETVNPRKTIPKAIFLIVIIAAVLYISISYLTQLAYPNFTFENGDTASFELIQMVGGNLLSALFTTVLIVATFTQGVSSVTSVTRFLFALGRESILPNKVFGYLHPKYKTPVINIIFVTIISFFSIAIDLDTAVTFVSFGALTAFTFVNLSVISHYYVKSKMRSAKQTFLYLIFPFVGACFIGWLLTLLEAQTLLIGIAWIVIGFIYIGIRTSMFKKPISTLKEGKVAIENR, encoded by the coding sequence ATGACACAAACAACTGAATTCAAAAAGTCTCTAAATTTATTTGGTGTTGTTTTCCTTGGACTTGCCTGGATGACACCAATGATCTTTTTTACCGTGTACGGTGTTGCGTTTGAAGCAGCGGGTGGAATGCTTGCTGCTGCTTATGTTGTAGCATTTATAGCGATTTTTTTTACAGCATATAGCTATAGCAGAATGGTAAAGGCTTATCCGATTTCGGGCTCAGCCTACACCTATACTAAGAAAGCAATCAATCCAAAGATGGGGTTTCTTGTTGGCTGGGCTCTTTTGCTTGATTATATTGTTTCACCAATTATTGCTTGTTTAACATTTGGCCTATTCTTAAATGCACAGTTTCCGAGTATACCAGTTTATGTATGGATTATCTTGTTAAATGTCATTTTGGCATTTGTGAATATTATTGGGATTAAATCAGTAGCAAGAGTAAGTGGGTTTTCTGTTATTTTTCAGATCCTCTTTATTATCTTCTTTTGTGCCTTTGTAACAAAGGATATTCTTGTTGGCGGAGACGGATCAGGTTTATTTTCCTTTCAACCGTTCTTTTCTAGTGACTTTTCCGTTTCAACGATTTTCTCAGGAGCAGCTCTTATCTGCTTTTGTTTTTTAGGATTTGATGCAGTAACCACAATGGCAGAGGAAACAGTTAATCCTCGTAAAACAATACCTAAAGCAATTTTCCTAATAGTTATTATTGCTGCAGTGTTATACATTTCTATCTCTTATTTAACACAACTAGCCTATCCTAACTTTACGTTTGAAAATGGTGATACAGCTTCTTTTGAGCTTATTCAAATGGTTGGTGGAAATCTATTAAGTGCCCTTTTTACAACCGTATTAATTGTGGCAACCTTTACTCAAGGAGTTTCATCTGTTACAAGTGTAACGAGGTTTTTATTTGCATTAGGGAGAGAGTCAATCTTGCCGAACAAAGTGTTTGGTTATTTACACCCTAAATATAAAACACCCGTGATTAACATTATCTTTGTGACAATCATTTCATTTTTCTCCATAGCTATTGATTTAGATACAGCTGTAACATTTGTTAGCTTTGGTGCCCTTACGGCATTTACGTTCGTCAATTTATCTGTTATTTCACATTATTATGTAAAAAGTAAAATGCGGTCTGCTAAACAAACTTTTCTTTATCTCATTTTTCCTTTCGTCGGTGCTTGTTTTATTGGATGGTTATTAACTTTGTTAGAAGCACAAACACTCTTAATTGGAATTGCTTGGATTGTAATAGGATTTATTTACATTGGAATCCGAACAAGCATGTTTAAAAAGCCGATTTCTACTTTAAAGGAAGGAAAGGTAGCAATCGAAAATAGATAA